A genome region from Glycine max cultivar Williams 82 chromosome 5, Glycine_max_v4.0, whole genome shotgun sequence includes the following:
- the LOC100803842 gene encoding 21 kDa protein, translating into MRTQRLNHLLLSLFLFAAAFSSLHPTATAGDEGAPSAGDGDRDADFIRTSCNTTLYPEVCFTSLSRYANAVQQNPGHLARVAIAVSLSKVHRAASYVSNLTRDADYGGSTRAALALHDCFSNLGDAVDEIRGSLKQMRQIGSAGAGASSFLFQMSNVQTWLSAALTDEETCTDGFQDVADCPMKTGVCDRVSNVKKFTSNALALVNSYANKGMP; encoded by the coding sequence ATGAGAACCCAACGGCTTAACCatctccttctctccctcttcctcTTCGCAGCCGCATTCTCCAGCCTCCACCCGACGGCCACCGCCGGAGACGAAGGCGCACCGTCTGCAGGCGACGGCGACCGCGACGCCGATTTCATCCGCACTAGCTGCAACACCACGCTCTACCCGGAAGTGTGTTTCACCTCCCTCTCTCGCTACGCCAATGCGGTGCAGCAGAACCCCGGCCATCTGGCGCGTGTGGCCATTGCCGTAAGTCTCTCGAAGGTTCACCGTGCGGCGTCCTACGTCTCCAACCTCACGCGCGACGCCGACTACGGCGGAAGCACGCGCGCCGCTCTTGCTCTGCACGACTGCTTCTCGAATCTGGGCGACGCCGTGGACGAAATCCGCGGCTCGCTGAAGCAGATGCGGCAGATTGGATCCGCCGGCGCCGGCGCGAGTTCGTTCCTGTTCCAGATGAGCAACGTGCAGACGTGGTTGAGTGCCGCACTCACCGACGAAGAGACCTGTACGGATGGATTCCAGGACGTAGCGGACTGTCCCATGAAAACGGGTGTATGCGATCGCGTCAGCAACGTCAAGAAGTTCACCAGCAATGCCTTGGCGCTCGTCAACTCCTACGCCAACAAGGGAATGCCTTGA
- the LOC100804372 gene encoding endoglucanase 8, with amino-acid sequence MAPNALFLFSVLAIPLLLLPCPTAAGHDYRDALRKSILFFEGQRSGKLPADQRLRWRHDSALHDGATAGVDLSGGYYDAGDNIKFGFPMAFSTTMLSWSVIDFEKSMGTELGNALKAVRWGTDYLLKATAKIGSGVVFVQVGDPYSDHNCWERPEDMDTLRTVFKIDGSHPGSDVAGETAAALAAASIVFRSRDPSYSTMLLNRAVAVFQFADKHRGAYSNSLHRAVCPFYCDVNGYQDELLWAAAWLHKASRRRQYREYIVRNEVVLRAGDTINEFGWDNKHAGINVLISKEVLMGRAEYFASFKQNADGFICSTLPGISHPQVQYSPGGLIFKAGGSNMQHVTSLSFLLLAYSNYLSHANKVVPCGETTATPALLKHLAKRQVDYILGDNPLGMSYMVGYGARYPQRIHHRASSLPSVAAHPAHIGCKAGSRYYFSPNPNPNVLLGAVVGGPTNNTDSFPDSRPFFQQSEPTTYINAPLVGLLAFFSAHY; translated from the exons ATGGCGCCAAACgctctctttctcttctctgtCCTCGCCATTCCCCTCCTCCTTCTGCCCTGCCCAACCGCCGCCGGCCACGACTACCGCGACGCCCTCCGCAAAAGCATTCTCTTCTTCGAAGGCCAGCGCTCCGGCAAACTCCCCGCCGACCAGCGCCTCCGCTGGCGCCACGACTCTGCATTGCACGACGGCGCCACCGCCGGA GTGGACTTGAGCGGAGGGTACTACGACGCCGGGGACAACATAAAGTTCGGGTTTCCGATGGCGTTCTCGACGACAATGCTGTCGTGGAGCGTGATCGATTTCGAGAAGAGCATGGGGACGGAGCTAGGGAACGCGCTGAAGGCGGTGAGGTGGGGGACAGATTATTTGCTGAAGGCCACGGCCAAGATTGGCTCCGGCGTGGTGTTCGTGCAGGTTGGTGACCCTTACTCCGATCATAACTGCTGGGAGAGACCCGAAGACATGGACACGCTGCGCACCGTTTTCAAGATCGATGGGTCCCACCCTGGCTCTGACGTGGCTGGTGAAACTGCCGCTGCACTTGCCGCTGCCTCCATCGTCTTCAGATCACGTGACCCCTCCTACTCTACCATGCTCCTCAATCGAGCCGTTGCG GTGTTCCAGTTTGCTGACAAGCATCGTGGTGCATACAGTAACAGCCTGCACCGTGCAGTCTGCCCATTTTACTGCGACGTCAATGGTTACCAG GACGAGCTACTGTGGGCAGCAGCGTGGTTGCACAAGGCCTCACGTAGGCGTCAGTACAGAGAATACATTGTGAGGAACGAGGTGGTGTTGAGAGCTGGGGACACCATTAATGAGTTTGGTTGGGATAACAAGCATGCTGGGATTAATGTTCTCATTTCTAAG GAGGTGCTAATGGGAAGAGCAGAATATTTTGCGTCCTTCAAACAAAACGCTGATGGATTTATCTGTTCTACATTGCCTGGAATTTCTCACCCTCAAGTTCAATATTCCCCag GTGGGCTTATTTTCAAGGCCGGTGGAAGTAACATGCAGCATGTAACGTCCCTGTCTTTCCTGCTGCTAGCTTATTCTAACTACCTAAGCCACGCCAATAAGGTCGTGCCATGTGGCGAGACTACTGCCACCCCAGCTTTACTCAAACACCTTGCTAAACGCCAG GTGGATTACATTCTTGGGGACAACCCATTGGGAATGTCGTACATGGTTGGATATGGTGCACGCTACCCGCAGAGGATACACCACCGGGCCAGTTCGCTTCCCTCAGTGGCGGCCCACCCGGCCCATATTGGCTGTAAAGCTGGATCTCGGTATTACTTTAGCCCAAATCCCAACCCAAATGTGTTGCTTGGGGCCGTGGTGGGTGGGCCCACCAATAACACAGATTCCTTCCCTGATTCCAGGCCTTTCTTTCAGCAGTCTGAGCCCACTACATATATCAATGCCCCGCTGGTGGGCCTTCTCGCTTTCTTTTCAGCTCACTATTGA
- the LOC100817882 gene encoding uncharacterized CRM domain-containing protein At3g25440, chloroplastic, which yields MTTICSNYFLNQIILLSLCLISARFWTFMFSSALIRGTRRGFSCTFNRDSLFWLCCLVEHVPTIASCPTTTSYFWSFTPDKCIYQRTYRTPSHLSGVSSLASRSGFLLMQRSNIFGSHDILGSWLPARYISNESVELKTHNDVIRFSLGKSDDINNAKKSQLNKKFKMSRKAKLNELRFYRLKAKKKMNSPNPEVRIRYKLEKAKRKETWLIEKLRKFDVPKPPPETYDPEILTEEERHYLKRTGERKKHYVPVGRRGVFGGVVLNMHLHWKNHETVKVICKPCKPGQVHEYAEELARLSKGIVIDIKPNNTIIFYRGKNYVKPEVMSPPNTLSKAKALEKYRYEQSLEHTSQFIEKLEKELEEYHQHLAKFKKGKEDTAKDGLGKRDSIYAGHKMSHT from the exons ATGACTACAATCTGTTCGAACTatttcctcaaccaaatcattTTGCTCTCCTTGTGTTTAATTTCAGCAAGATTTTGGACTTTTATGTTTTCTTCAGCTTTAATCAGAGGAACAAGGCGTGGGTTTTCCTGCACATTTAATAG AGATAGCTTATTCTGGTTATGCTGTCTAGTTGAACATGTTCCGACCATTGCATCATGCCCTACCACAACTTCATATTTCTGGTCTTTCACTCCAGATAAGTGCATATATCAAAGAACTTACAGAACGCCAAGCCATCTTTCAGGAGTTTCCTCCTTAGCTTCTCGATCAGGTTTTCTTTTAATGCAGAGATCAAATATCTTTGGAAGCCATGATATTCTGGGAAGCTGGCTCCCTGCCAGATACATAAGTAATGAATCAGTTGAGCTGAAGACTCACAATGATGTCATACGGTTCTCTCTAGGCAAGTCTGATGATATTAATAATGCAAAGAAGAGCCAGctgaacaaaaaatttaaaatgtctaGAAAGGCTAAACTGAATGAGCTGAGGTTCTATCGTTTGAAGGCCAAGAAAAAGATGAATTCCCCAAATCCAGAAGTTAGAATTAGATATAAGCTTGAAAAG GCCAAGCGAAAGGAAACTTGGTTGATTGAGAAGCTACGGAAATTTGATGTACCCAAACCCCCTCCAGAAACATATGATCCTGAAATTTTAACTGAGGAGGAGAGGCATTACCTGAAGCGCACTggtgagagaaaaaaacattatgTTCCAGTTGGGAGACGAGGAGTGTTTGGTGGGGTAGTTCTTAATATGCATCTTCACTGGAAAAATCATGAAACGGTAAAGGTTATCTGCAAGCCTTGCAAACCAGGGCAAGTTCATGAATATGCTGAAGAGCTTGCTCGACTGAGCAAAGGCATTGTGATTGACATCAAGCCCAATAATACTATCATTTTTTACCGTGGAAAGAACTATGTAAAACCAGAAGTAATGTCACCTCCAAATACATTATCAAAAGCGAAG GCCTTGGAGAAATATAGGTATGAGCAGTCCCTTGAGCATACTAGCCAGTTCATTGAAAAGTTGGAGAAAGAGCTTGAAGAGTATCATCAACACCTTGCAAAGTTTAAAAAAGGGAAAGAGGATACTGCTAAAGAT GGATTGGGGAAGCGTGACTCTATCTATGCTGGACACAAAATGTCACATACATGA